In the genome of Chrysemys picta bellii isolate R12L10 chromosome 19, ASM1138683v2, whole genome shotgun sequence, one region contains:
- the WSB1 gene encoding WD repeat and SOCS box-containing protein 1 isoform X1, which translates to MASFPPSVNEKLIARSRPIGELLAPTSPFDKKCGRENWTVAFAPDGSYFAWSQGHRIVKLVPWTQCFNNFLLHGTKNVANSVNARLSRQNSDSGQKNKPCEHIIDCGDIVWSLAFGSSVPEKQSRCVNIEWHRFKFGQDQLLLATGLNNGRIKIWDVYTGKLLLNLMDHTEVVRDLTFAPDGSLILVSASRDKTLRVWDLKDDGNMMKVLRGHQNWVYGCAFSPDSSILCSVGASKAVFLWDMDKYSMIRKLEGHLNDVVACEFSPDGALLATASYDTRVYVWDPHIGVILMEFGHLFPAPTPIFAGGANDRWVRSVSFSHDGLHIASLADDKMVRFWSIEEDYPVQVAPLNNGLCCAFSTDGSVLAAGTHDGSVYFWATPKHVSSLQHLCRMAIRRVMPTSQVKNLPVPSKVVEFLSYLT; encoded by the exons caaGATCACGTCCTATCGGAGAACTTTTAGCCCCAACATCTCCTTTTGATAAGAAGTGTGGACGTGAAAACTGGACTGTTGCCTTTGCACCTGATGGATCTTACTTTGCGTGGTCACAAGGACATCGCATAGTAAAGCTTGTTCCCTGGACTCAATGCTTTAATAACTT CTTGTTGCATGGCACAAAGAATGTTGCAAATTCAGTCAATGCAAGACTCTCAAGACAGAACAGCGATAGTGGTCAAAAAAATAAGCCTTGTGAGCATATAATTGACTGTGGCGATATAGTCTGGAGTCTTGCTTTTGGGTCTTCAGTGCCTGAAAAACAGAGTCGCTGTGTGAACATAGAATGGCATCGATTCAAATTTGGGCAAGATCAGCTTCTGCTTGCAACTGGCTTGAACAACGGGCGCATCAAAATATGGGATGTATACACAG GAAAACTCCTCCTTAATCTGATGGACCATACTGAAGTGGTCAGAGATTTAACCTTTGCTCCAGATGGCAGCCTGATATTAGTGTCTGCATCAAGAGACAAAACGCTAAGAGTGTGGGACCTGAAAGATGATG GAAATATGATGAAGGTATTAAGAGGGCACCAGAATTGGGTGTATGGCTGTGCTTTTTCTCCAGACTCTTCCATTCTGTGTTCCGTTGGAGCCAGTAAAGCA GTTTTTCTTTGGGATATGGATAAGTACTCCATGATTCGTAAACTAGAAGGACATCTCAACGATGTTGTAGCTTGTGAGTTTTCCCCTGATGGAGCTTTACTGGCTACTGCATCTTACGATACTAGAGTTTATGTCTGGGATCCCCATATTGGAGTTATTCTAATGGAATTTGG GCATCTGTTTCCTGCTCCGACTCCAATATTTGCTGGGGGAGCGAATGACAGATGGGTTAGATCTGTATCTTTTAGTCACGATGGACTGCACATTGCAAGCCTTGCTGATGATAA AATGGTGAGGTTCTGGAGTATTGAAGAAGACTATCCTGTACAAGTTGCACCTTTGAACAATGGGCTTTGCTGTGCCTTTTCTACTGATGGCAGTGTTCTAGCTGCTGG AACGCATGATGGAAGCGTGTACTTCTGGGCAACTCCAAAACATGTGTCCAGTCTTCAACACTTGTGTCGCATGGCAATTAGAAGAGTGATGCCTACTAGCCAAGTCAAGAACCTGCCTGTCCCTTCAAAAGTGGTGGAGTTTCTTTCCtacctgacttaa
- the WSB1 gene encoding WD repeat and SOCS box-containing protein 1 isoform X2, with translation MASFPPSVNEKLIARSRPIGELLAPTSPFDKKCGRENWTVAFAPDGSYFAWSQGHRIVKLVPWTQCFNNFLLHGTKNVANSVNARLSRQNSDSGQKNKPCEHIIDCGDIVWSLAFGSSVPEKQSRCVNIEWHRFKFGQDQLLLATGLNNGRIKIWDVYTGNMMKVLRGHQNWVYGCAFSPDSSILCSVGASKAVFLWDMDKYSMIRKLEGHLNDVVACEFSPDGALLATASYDTRVYVWDPHIGVILMEFGHLFPAPTPIFAGGANDRWVRSVSFSHDGLHIASLADDKMVRFWSIEEDYPVQVAPLNNGLCCAFSTDGSVLAAGTHDGSVYFWATPKHVSSLQHLCRMAIRRVMPTSQVKNLPVPSKVVEFLSYLT, from the exons caaGATCACGTCCTATCGGAGAACTTTTAGCCCCAACATCTCCTTTTGATAAGAAGTGTGGACGTGAAAACTGGACTGTTGCCTTTGCACCTGATGGATCTTACTTTGCGTGGTCACAAGGACATCGCATAGTAAAGCTTGTTCCCTGGACTCAATGCTTTAATAACTT CTTGTTGCATGGCACAAAGAATGTTGCAAATTCAGTCAATGCAAGACTCTCAAGACAGAACAGCGATAGTGGTCAAAAAAATAAGCCTTGTGAGCATATAATTGACTGTGGCGATATAGTCTGGAGTCTTGCTTTTGGGTCTTCAGTGCCTGAAAAACAGAGTCGCTGTGTGAACATAGAATGGCATCGATTCAAATTTGGGCAAGATCAGCTTCTGCTTGCAACTGGCTTGAACAACGGGCGCATCAAAATATGGGATGTATACACAG GAAATATGATGAAGGTATTAAGAGGGCACCAGAATTGGGTGTATGGCTGTGCTTTTTCTCCAGACTCTTCCATTCTGTGTTCCGTTGGAGCCAGTAAAGCA GTTTTTCTTTGGGATATGGATAAGTACTCCATGATTCGTAAACTAGAAGGACATCTCAACGATGTTGTAGCTTGTGAGTTTTCCCCTGATGGAGCTTTACTGGCTACTGCATCTTACGATACTAGAGTTTATGTCTGGGATCCCCATATTGGAGTTATTCTAATGGAATTTGG GCATCTGTTTCCTGCTCCGACTCCAATATTTGCTGGGGGAGCGAATGACAGATGGGTTAGATCTGTATCTTTTAGTCACGATGGACTGCACATTGCAAGCCTTGCTGATGATAA AATGGTGAGGTTCTGGAGTATTGAAGAAGACTATCCTGTACAAGTTGCACCTTTGAACAATGGGCTTTGCTGTGCCTTTTCTACTGATGGCAGTGTTCTAGCTGCTGG AACGCATGATGGAAGCGTGTACTTCTGGGCAACTCCAAAACATGTGTCCAGTCTTCAACACTTGTGTCGCATGGCAATTAGAAGAGTGATGCCTACTAGCCAAGTCAAGAACCTGCCTGTCCCTTCAAAAGTGGTGGAGTTTCTTTCCtacctgacttaa